A genomic window from Silene latifolia isolate original U9 population chromosome Y, ASM4854445v1, whole genome shotgun sequence includes:
- the LOC141631317 gene encoding uncharacterized protein LOC141631317, whose protein sequence is MGIKEVENDAHVVTGTFLVDNTPSFVLFDSGATHYFVSRGHALALGLGEYELVKDNVFIPSGELVSCVKLYRDVSMLVGEARLPVNLFEFLMDGFEFIVGMDWLVNYNAKIDCRQKKVSLKGPKGVRVSYKGFANGKVIAYTLRQLKL, encoded by the exons atgggcaTAAAGGAGGTAGAGAACGATGCTCATgtggttaccggtacctttcttgttgaTAATACGCCATCTTTCGTTTTGTTTGACTCAGGGGCAACCCATTATTTTGTGTCTAGGGGTCATGCCTTAGCCCTGGGTTTGGGGGAGTATGAACTTGTAAAAgataatgtgtttataccttctggggagttGGTGTCTTGTGTtaagttgtatagagatgtgtctatgttGGTAGGAGAGGCACGCTTACCGGTTAACTTGTTTGAGTTTCTTATGGATGGATTTGAGTtcatcgtcgggatggactggttggttAACTATAATGCTAAGATAGATTGcaggcaaaagaaagtgtccttgaaGGGGCCCAAGGGTGTCAGAGTGTCATACAAGGGGTTTGCT aatgggaaggttatagcttataCGTTGAGGCAGCTGAAGCTCTGA